One stretch of Vigna radiata var. radiata cultivar VC1973A unplaced genomic scaffold, Vradiata_ver6 scaffold_810, whole genome shotgun sequence DNA includes these proteins:
- the LOC111240932 gene encoding uncharacterized protein LOC111240932, producing MVNTRMEARLDVVDKTLQDLIQDRDKQENQSHERFQRLEDMIRGLATMVETLSCSATKGETASVINVGQGSRWEEESSQHLSSSKWRKLDIPVFAGAEAYGWTNRLERYFRLKEVREEERMQAVIVALEGRALNWFQWWETCNPNPTWDAFKMAVVRR from the coding sequence ATGGTAAATACAAGAATGGAAGCTAGATTAGATGTTGTCGACAAAACGCTGCAGGACTTAATCCAAGACCGGGACAAACAGGAAAATCAGTCTCATGAGCGCTTCCAGCGTTTGGAGGACATGATTAGAGGTTTAGCAACCATGGTTGAAACACTGTCTTGTAGTGCTACAAAGGGTGAAACTGCTTCAGTGATCAATGTTGGTCAAGGGTCACGTTGGGAAGAAGAGTCTAGTCAGCATTTGTCTTCCTCCAAATGGAGAAAACTGGACATTCCAGTTTTTGCAGGGGCGGAGGCGTATGGTTGGACTAACCGTCTTGAACGTTATTTTCGATTGAAGGAAGTCCGTGAGGAGGAACGCATGCAGGCGGTCATAGTTGCTTTGGAAGGAAGGGCCTTAAATTGGTTTCAGTGGTGGGAAACTTGCAATCCTAATCCTACGTGGGACGCATTCAAGATGGCAGTTGTTCGCCGTTGA